A stretch of the Larimichthys crocea isolate SSNF chromosome IX, L_crocea_2.0, whole genome shotgun sequence genome encodes the following:
- the tbx5a gene encoding T-box transcription factor TBX5-A has protein sequence MADQEETFGLPNSPGGSDSRELQNDNKSEKLNGSSSKSPSSQTTYIQQGMEGIKVYLHERELWSKFHEVGTEMIITKAGRRMFPSFKVKVTGLNPKTKYILLMDVVPADDHRYKFADNKWSVTGKAEPAMPGRLYVHPDSPATGAHWMRQLVSFQKLKLTNNHLDPFGHIILNSMHKYQPRIHIVKADENNGFGSKNTAFCTHVFPETAFIAVTSYQNHKITQLKIENNPFAKGFRGSDDMELHRMSRMQSTKEYPVVPRSTVRQRVGSSQSPFTGEVQGMATPSTMSSQYSQCENGVTSTSQDMLPQSGSYPLPHEHGQEYHCIKRKVEDDCHSGEHSYKKAYLESSSSEDDHYYRPVGYAQSLGLASGPYRSESSQRQACMYASASQGAEPVPSLEDISCNTWASVSPYGSCSVTTMQPMERLPYQHFSAHFTSGSLVSRLGGVGGHASPQLGDGHHAAMYQSSMTHQTLGRQCSPGAGIQSPTAGLQGNEYLYTHGIPRTLSPHQYHTVHSVSIMPEWNENS, from the exons ATGGCGGACCAAGAGGAGACTTTTGGCCTTCCAAACTCTCCCGGTGGCTCTGATTCAAGGGAATTACAGAACGATAATAAATCAGAGAAACTAAACGGGAGCTCAAGCAAATCCCCATCATCACAGACAACTTACATTCAGCAG ggaatGGAGGGAATAAAAGTCTACCTGCACGAGAGGGAACTCTGGTCAAAGTTTCACGAGGTGGGGACGGAGATGATCATCACCAAAGCCGGAAG gCGAATGTTCCCCAGCTTCAAAGTGAAGGTCACGGGATTAAACCCCAAAACGAAATATATTCTCCTGATGGATGTTGTTCCTGCGGACGACCACCGATACAAATTTGCCGATAATAAATg GTCTGTGACCGGGAAGGCAGAGCCCGCCATGCCCGGCAGGCTCTATGTTCACCCGGACTCTCCCGCCACGGGGGCGCACTGGATGAGGCAGCTCGTTTCCTTCCAGAAGCTGAAACTGACCAACAACCACCTGGATCCGTTCGGACAC aTCATCCTGAATTCGATGCACAAATATCAGCCGAGGATCCACATTGTGAAGGCAGATGAAAATAACGGCTTTGGCTCCAAAAACACGGCCTTCTGCACCCACGTCTTCCCCGAGACTGCCTTCATTGCGGTCACGTCCTATCAGAACCACAAG aTAACCCAACTGAAGATTGAGAACAATCCATTTGCAAAAGGCTTTCGTGGAAGTGATGATATGGAACTGCACCGGATGTCTAGAATGCAGAG TACCAAGGAGTATCCAGTAGTGCCTCGCAGTACAGTGCGTCAGAGAGTAGGCTCCAGCCAGAGTCCCTTCACCGGGGAGGTCCAGGGCATGGCCACCCCAAGCACCATGAGCTCCCAGTATTCCCAGTGTGAGAACGGAGTCACAAGCACCTCACAGGACATGTTGCCTCAGTCGGGCTCCTATCCCCTGCCACATGAGCACGGCCAGGAGTACCACTGCATCAAGAGGAAAG TGGAGGATGACTGTCACTCAGGTGAACACAGCTATAAGAAGGCCTATCTGGAGAGCTCGTCCAGTGAGGATGACCATTACTACCGTCCTGTTGGCTACGCTCAGAGCCTCGGCCTGGCTAGCGGGCCCTACCGCAGTGAATCCAGCCAGCGGCAGGCCTGTATGTATGCCAGCGCCTCGCAGGGCGCTGAGCCTGTTCCTAGTTTGGAGGACATCAGCTGCAACACTTGGGCCAGCGTTTCACCTTATGGGAGTTGTTCAGTCACCACCATGCAGCCAATGGAGCGGCTGCCATACCAGCACTTCTCTGCTCACTTCACCTCAGGGTCTCTGGTGTCCAGACTTGGCGGGGTTGGGGGCCACGCCTCTCCGCAGCTGGGCGATGGCCACCATGCTGCCATGTACCAGAGCTCCATGACCCACCAGACTCTGGGCCGCCAGTGCAGTCCTGGGGCTGGGATCCAGTCGCCAACAGCCGGCCTACAGGGAAACGAGTACCTCTATACACATGGCATACCACGTACACTATCACCACACCAGTACCACACTGTACATAGTGTCAGCATCATGCCAGAGTGGAATGAGAACAGCTAA